In Nitratiruptor sp. YY09-18, a single window of DNA contains:
- a CDS encoding HAD-IC family P-type ATPase, translating to MKKQFEEAYIQYAKSGLRTLALGYRIVPDSIKLDPDDVEKDIVLLGIVGIIDPPRPEVPEAIKTAQEAGIKVIMITGDAPLTALAIAKEIGLKATRAITGNELAGMDDDALQKAIKEDVIFARVAPQDKLRIVDILQKEGLIVAMTGDGVNDAPALKKADVGIAMGLRGTDVAKGVADIILLDDNFASIIKAVKEGRRQYDNIKKFVTYLLSSNTGEVIAIFVNILLGGPLILLPVQILWMNLVTDGMTAVALGVEPAEASIMKRPPQTVNAPFLQLRGIIMIILLGSYIGFGTLWLFHHYLSLGLPQNEAIPLAQTVAFTGIIILEKMNVFNYRSLHAPMPVIGLFSNPWLLLAWTLTVGAQVAAVYVPFLQNALHTVPLQLKAWLLIFEIAVPLYIVVELYKWFEWWILKRR from the coding sequence ATGAAAAAACAGTTTGAAGAGGCTTATATCCAATACGCAAAAAGTGGGCTCCGGACCCTTGCGCTCGGATATAGAATTGTTCCAGACTCTATAAAGCTTGATCCAGATGATGTAGAAAAAGATATTGTGCTTCTTGGAATTGTTGGCATTATCGATCCTCCTCGTCCTGAAGTTCCAGAAGCTATTAAAACAGCACAAGAAGCTGGCATCAAAGTGATTATGATCACCGGAGATGCCCCTTTGACAGCTCTGGCTATTGCAAAAGAGATCGGTCTTAAGGCAACAAGAGCCATCACCGGCAATGAATTAGCTGGAATGGATGATGATGCTTTACAAAAAGCCATCAAAGAGGATGTGATTTTTGCTCGCGTAGCACCACAAGACAAACTTCGCATCGTCGATATCTTGCAAAAAGAGGGACTCATTGTCGCAATGACAGGAGATGGCGTCAATGATGCTCCAGCACTCAAAAAAGCAGACGTAGGCATAGCCATGGGGCTTAGAGGAACAGATGTGGCAAAAGGAGTAGCAGATATTATTTTGCTCGATGACAATTTTGCATCTATCATCAAAGCGGTCAAAGAGGGAAGACGCCAATATGACAATATCAAAAAATTTGTCACATATCTGCTCTCTTCCAATACCGGTGAAGTGATTGCCATTTTTGTCAATATTTTACTGGGAGGCCCTCTCATCTTGCTTCCTGTACAGATACTTTGGATGAATCTTGTGACTGACGGAATGACTGCGGTGGCTTTGGGTGTAGAACCTGCAGAAGCCAGCATTATGAAAAGACCACCCCAGACTGTGAATGCACCATTTTTGCAGCTGCGTGGTATTATAATGATTATTTTGCTAGGATCCTATATTGGTTTTGGCACACTTTGGCTCTTCCACCACTATCTCTCTTTGGGATTACCACAAAATGAAGCTATTCCGTTAGCGCAAACAGTCGCCTTTACAGGTATCATTATTTTAGAAAAGATGAATGTCTTCAACTACCGAAGCCTTCATGCGCCTATGCCAGTTATTGGCTTATTTTCCAATCCTTGGTTACTTCTAGCATGGACTCTCACAGTTGGCGCACAAGTAGCAGCAGTCTATGTTCCATTTTTGCAAAATGCCCTCCACACAGTACCACTGCAACTCAAAGCTTGGCTGCTTATTTTTGAAATAGCAGTTCCTCTCTATATTGTTGTAGAATTGTATAAATGGTTTGAATGGTGGATACTTAAAAGGAGGTAG
- a CDS encoding HAD-IC family P-type ATPase, producing MKKEILDVLINAAIFIAAAFFARKFILIPLAKWTKTTVVNLIVLMILTLFIFWGFAEYTDLGLVIGAIVAGIIIRPVFDKAGEIGKNTTKAVRAVSYGFFGILFFLWIGMSVDLNGLIKAPELAILLFLAAFVGKLNGVLLMVPMKKLNFKEAFTIGIGLNARLTTEIIVAKLLLDAQLIDTELFTALVAASSLSTIIVPLTFSILASKWKSEFYASALAAPKEYPAVKEANIPWHAKKVEKIINLLHTDPQGGLDDEEAQKRLQIYGLNRIAATKKTPWYVILFRQFTDILILILLVAAGISFAIGEVDDGWTIMAIVILNGILGFIQEFKAEKVIEALQRMLSPHCKVIRNGQKITIEAKFLVPGDIVVLQIGDRVPADLRLTESVNLKINESALTGESVPVNKWIDPEPEDAPLAVRKDMAYMGTNVTNGYGKGIVVATGMATEFGKIAKLTSEVEQAPTLLQRKLAVLGKKLGIISIAISVLVAIIGYLFGKDIFEMFMTGISLAVAIVPEGLPAVVTITLALGVKAMVKRHALLRRLQAAENLGSANVICTDKTGTLTQNQMTVKKIWLFSEELEITGSGYDPAGHFEKNGKKVDYKHDKTLLKLLHTGLVCNHASLKKDQNGWHAIGDPTEVSLIVAAYKAWLAPKDEKIISEFSFNSERKRMTVIVDENGKRVA from the coding sequence ATGAAAAAAGAGATACTAGATGTTTTGATCAATGCTGCTATTTTTATTGCAGCTGCTTTTTTTGCTAGAAAATTTATCCTTATTCCTTTGGCGAAATGGACAAAAACAACAGTTGTCAACCTCATCGTCTTGATGATTCTTACGCTCTTCATTTTTTGGGGATTTGCTGAGTATACCGATCTTGGTCTTGTAATAGGTGCAATTGTAGCTGGTATCATCATCCGCCCTGTCTTTGACAAAGCAGGAGAGATTGGCAAAAATACTACAAAAGCAGTAAGAGCTGTAAGTTACGGCTTTTTTGGTATTCTTTTTTTCCTCTGGATCGGTATGAGTGTCGATCTCAATGGCCTCATCAAAGCTCCAGAACTTGCAATCTTACTCTTTTTAGCAGCATTTGTAGGTAAACTTAATGGAGTACTCCTTATGGTACCTATGAAAAAACTCAACTTCAAAGAGGCTTTTACTATTGGTATAGGGCTCAATGCAAGGCTAACAACAGAGATCATTGTGGCCAAACTTCTCTTGGATGCTCAACTTATCGATACCGAACTTTTCACAGCACTGGTCGCTGCATCAAGTCTTTCTACCATCATCGTTCCTTTAACTTTCTCTATCTTGGCTTCAAAATGGAAAAGTGAGTTTTATGCAAGTGCTTTAGCAGCTCCAAAAGAGTATCCTGCTGTAAAAGAAGCCAATATTCCTTGGCATGCAAAAAAAGTAGAAAAAATTATCAATCTGTTGCATACAGATCCCCAAGGAGGCCTCGATGATGAAGAGGCGCAAAAACGGCTGCAGATATATGGACTCAATAGGATAGCAGCTACCAAAAAGACTCCTTGGTACGTGATACTTTTTCGACAATTTACTGATATACTCATTCTTATTCTGCTTGTAGCTGCGGGGATCAGTTTCGCTATAGGTGAAGTGGACGATGGTTGGACTATTATGGCCATTGTCATTCTCAATGGCATTTTGGGATTTATCCAAGAGTTTAAAGCTGAAAAAGTGATCGAAGCATTGCAGCGCATGCTCTCACCACACTGCAAAGTAATAAGAAACGGGCAAAAGATTACAATAGAAGCGAAATTTTTGGTTCCAGGAGATATCGTTGTACTCCAAATTGGTGATAGAGTCCCAGCTGATCTGCGTCTTACTGAATCGGTCAATCTCAAAATCAACGAATCGGCTTTGACAGGAGAATCGGTTCCTGTCAATAAATGGATAGATCCTGAACCCGAAGATGCCCCTTTAGCAGTGCGAAAAGATATGGCTTATATGGGAACAAATGTAACCAATGGATATGGTAAAGGGATCGTTGTAGCAACGGGTATGGCTACAGAATTTGGCAAAATCGCCAAACTCACAAGCGAAGTAGAGCAAGCTCCCACGCTACTGCAACGAAAACTAGCAGTTCTAGGTAAAAAACTTGGCATCATCTCCATAGCAATTTCCGTTCTTGTTGCCATAATTGGATATCTTTTTGGAAAAGATATTTTTGAGATGTTCATGACAGGCATCTCCTTGGCTGTAGCCATAGTGCCCGAGGGTTTGCCTGCAGTTGTCACCATTACACTGGCTCTTGGAGTCAAAGCGATGGTCAAACGCCATGCACTGCTAAGAAGACTCCAGGCAGCAGAAAATCTTGGAAGTGCAAATGTGATCTGTACCGATAAAACCGGTACCCTCACCCAAAATCAGATGACAGTCAAAAAAATATGGCTTTTTAGTGAAGAGCTCGAAATTACTGGCAGTGGCTACGATCCGGCTGGACATTTTGAGAAAAATGGCAAAAAAGTAGACTATAAACATGATAAAACTCTTTTGAAACTGCTACATACTGGACTTGTTTGCAACCACGCATCGCTAAAAAAAGATCAAAACGGATGGCATGCCATAGGAGATCCTACAGAGGTTTCATTGATTGTTGCAGCATATAAAGCTTGGCTAGCACCAAAAGATGAAAAAATCATCAGTGAGTTTTCATTTAATAGTGAGCGAAAACGCATGACGGTAATTGTCGATGAGAACGGCAAAAGAGTTGCCTAA
- a CDS encoding cation:proton antiporter, giving the protein MKSQSSDIVLATVLNTLFPFLLGVAVMLYLRYGWLIAFVIGLTHMPTAEAVIVPILDEFNIIRTKVGNYIVGAGVLDDVIEVFLVAFVSVWIGMKTGIATNEKRDTRCFDQCCYFYCSCFFC; this is encoded by the coding sequence ATGAAAAGCCAAAGTAGCGATATTGTCCTAGCTACAGTGCTCAACACCCTCTTTCCCTTTTTGCTGGGCGTGGCTGTTATGCTCTATTTGAGATATGGCTGGCTTATCGCCTTTGTTATAGGGCTTACACATATGCCAACGGCTGAAGCTGTCATCGTACCAATTTTGGATGAATTTAATATCATTAGGACAAAAGTTGGTAACTACATTGTTGGAGCCGGTGTACTTGACGATGTCATCGAGGTGTTTCTCGTAGCTTTTGTTTCAGTCTGGATCGGTATGAAGACCGGTATAGCTACAAATGAAAAAAGAGATACTAGATGTTTTGATCAATGCTGCTATTTTTATTGCAGCTGCTTTTTTTGCTAG
- a CDS encoding thiazole synthase → MADILKIGKYEFTSRLIVGSGKYPDFKTTYDATIASGAQMITVAVRRVNITDPNKENLMDYFKDSDVQLLPNSAGCTTAEEAITLFRMVREATGIDIIKLEIIGDTEKTLYPDVIETIKACEVLAKDGFTVMAYTNDDPITAKKLENAGAAAVMPLAAPIGSGLGIQNRYNVVFVKEVVNVPVIVDAGVGCASDAAIAMELGADGVLTNTAIAQAKNPILMAEAMKHAVRAGRMSYLAGRIPKKPYATASSPTEGMIQF, encoded by the coding sequence ATGGCGGACATTTTAAAAATAGGAAAATATGAGTTTACGAGCAGACTTATCGTTGGAAGTGGAAAGTATCCGGATTTTAAAACAACATACGATGCAACAATTGCAAGCGGTGCGCAGATGATTACTGTAGCAGTACGACGCGTCAACATCACCGATCCAAACAAAGAAAACCTCATGGACTACTTCAAAGATAGTGATGTGCAGCTCTTGCCAAATAGTGCTGGATGTACTACTGCTGAAGAGGCTATCACTCTTTTTAGAATGGTACGCGAAGCAACAGGTATCGATATTATCAAGCTCGAAATTATTGGTGATACCGAAAAGACACTCTATCCGGATGTGATTGAGACGATAAAGGCGTGTGAAGTATTGGCAAAAGATGGCTTTACCGTCATGGCATATACCAATGATGATCCAATCACTGCCAAAAAACTTGAAAATGCTGGAGCTGCAGCTGTTATGCCGCTTGCTGCACCAATTGGAAGCGGGCTAGGAATCCAAAACCGCTATAACGTCGTTTTTGTCAAAGAGGTGGTAAATGTACCGGTTATTGTCGATGCTGGAGTTGGATGTGCAAGTGACGCTGCGATTGCAATGGAGCTTGGCGCTGATGGGGTACTTACTAATACAGCGATTGCTCAGGCTAAAAACCCAATCCTTATGGCGGAAGCGATGAAACATGCTGTCCGAGCAGGACGTATGAGTTACTTGGCCGGTCGCATTCCAAAAAAACCGTACGCAACTGCTTCAAGTCCTACTGAGGGTATGATACAGTTTTAA
- a CDS encoding M23 family metallopeptidase — protein sequence MRFILFLFTAFTLYASTITLHNGQTFVHHYDKYYATDCKTYTTMNHLLVIPLSYYTKRSRCKIAIDGKKFILNITPKNYPKERLHVAKSKVSPPQSVLKRIRKEFAEAKRIYSTVTPKSYVQNSFVLPINAAITDPFGVARLFNGKLKSYHSGTDFRAAMGTPIKAINDGKVVLAKKRYYAGGSIILDHGKGIYSCYYHLSKFLVKPGEFVKRGQIIGLSGKSGRVTGPHLHLTIKIKGITVDPLQFIDAYNNTLKTVSYPQ from the coding sequence ATGCGGTTTATTCTCTTTTTATTTACAGCTTTTACGCTCTATGCATCGACTATCACTTTGCATAATGGGCAGACTTTTGTGCACCATTATGATAAATATTATGCAACTGATTGTAAGACCTATACAACAATGAATCATCTTCTCGTTATTCCTCTTTCATATTACACCAAACGATCTCGTTGCAAAATAGCCATTGACGGTAAGAAATTTATCCTCAATATCACACCGAAAAACTATCCAAAAGAGCGCCTTCATGTAGCTAAAAGTAAAGTATCTCCACCACAAAGTGTATTAAAACGTATCCGCAAAGAATTTGCAGAAGCTAAGAGGATTTACTCTACAGTAACGCCAAAAAGTTACGTACAAAACTCCTTTGTTCTTCCTATAAACGCAGCTATTACTGATCCTTTCGGAGTGGCGCGCCTCTTTAATGGCAAGCTCAAAAGCTACCACTCTGGTACAGATTTTCGCGCAGCTATGGGCACTCCTATAAAGGCAATCAATGATGGAAAAGTGGTGTTAGCCAAGAAGCGCTATTACGCTGGAGGCTCAATCATACTCGATCATGGTAAAGGGATCTATAGCTGCTACTATCATTTGAGCAAGTTTCTCGTAAAACCAGGAGAGTTTGTCAAAAGAGGCCAAATCATAGGTCTCAGTGGCAAAAGTGGACGTGTCACAGGACCGCATCTGCATCTAACCATCAAAATCAAGGGGATCACTGTCGATCCCCTTCAATTTATCGATGCTTACAACAATACACTTAAAACTGTATCATACCCTCAGTAG
- the trxA gene encoding thioredoxin, translated as MALETLTAQNFNDKVASHDIVILDFWAPWCGPCKEFGPIFEKVAQKHPDILFGKINTEEERDLAAYFNITSIPTVAILREGIVLFMQPGLLPEEALEDLIRQVKELDMDKVREEIAKQEQNPQ; from the coding sequence ATGGCTTTAGAGACACTAACAGCACAAAACTTCAACGACAAAGTTGCATCACACGATATTGTGATACTCGATTTTTGGGCACCTTGGTGCGGACCTTGTAAAGAGTTTGGTCCAATTTTTGAAAAAGTTGCACAAAAACATCCAGATATTCTCTTTGGAAAGATCAATACTGAAGAAGAGAGAGATTTGGCAGCATATTTCAATATCACCTCTATTCCAACTGTTGCAATTTTACGTGAGGGGATAGTGCTTTTCATGCAGCCAGGACTCTTGCCAGAAGAGGCTTTGGAAGACCTTATCCGTCAAGTTAAAGAGCTTGATATGGATAAAGTACGCGAAGAGATCGCTAAGCAAGAGCAAAATCCACAATAA
- a CDS encoding sodium-dependent transporter has protein sequence MKVQRFSRIGFILAAAGSAVGLGNIWKFPYMTGEYGGGAFVLIYLITIAFIGFSVMIAEMLIGALGRADTVTSFERLAPPDKKWWKYAGFMGFNGIIIMTFYSVVIGWIFYYLFAIFGGLPATTQEAKNAFNSLIGDQVLAQIFFHTLSVIIVGFIVYRGIKGGIEKINLILMPSLMLILFGLLVYAFSLDGFSKAFAFMFEPKWEKLNSEAFIRAVGHSFFTLSLGMGAIMTYAASLPKDTSITKTAFIVTFMDTLIALVAGLVIFSFLFQFGAQPGQGPGLVFISLPTILHNFGSLGVFFALLFFLALAFAGITSAISLVEPVVQYLIDRFNFTRAKAVVVISFIYWLVGIAALLSFTNSWGKLFSMGGKPLFDILEFTTDSILLPLGGFAIVIFVGYVLPKTQVQAHLHKSGELSGKLYAIWMFSIRYIAPIALIFMMLNLMGVLKI, from the coding sequence TTGAAAGTCCAAAGGTTTAGTCGAATAGGGTTTATTCTCGCAGCTGCAGGGAGTGCAGTTGGTTTAGGAAATATCTGGAAGTTTCCCTATATGACCGGAGAGTACGGAGGAGGAGCGTTTGTCCTCATATATCTCATTACAATTGCTTTTATTGGTTTTTCTGTAATGATTGCAGAGATGCTTATAGGTGCTCTTGGAAGAGCTGATACTGTCACAAGCTTTGAACGACTTGCTCCTCCTGATAAAAAGTGGTGGAAGTATGCAGGATTTATGGGATTTAACGGCATCATTATTATGACCTTTTACTCAGTAGTAATTGGCTGGATTTTCTACTATCTCTTTGCTATATTCGGTGGTCTACCAGCTACAACACAAGAAGCAAAAAATGCTTTTAATTCCCTCATTGGCGATCAGGTTCTAGCTCAAATCTTTTTCCATACATTGAGTGTCATTATCGTAGGATTCATCGTCTATAGGGGTATCAAAGGTGGTATCGAAAAGATCAACCTCATCTTGATGCCGTCACTTATGCTTATTCTTTTTGGACTGCTTGTATACGCTTTTAGTCTCGATGGTTTTAGTAAGGCATTTGCTTTTATGTTCGAGCCAAAATGGGAAAAACTCAACTCTGAAGCTTTCATCCGTGCTGTGGGGCACTCATTCTTCACTCTCTCTCTTGGAATGGGAGCTATCATGACCTATGCAGCATCACTGCCAAAAGATACTAGTATTACAAAGACTGCTTTTATAGTAACTTTTATGGATACGCTCATAGCCCTTGTAGCAGGTCTAGTGATATTTAGCTTTCTGTTCCAGTTTGGGGCGCAGCCTGGTCAAGGTCCTGGATTAGTATTTATATCTTTACCTACAATCTTGCATAATTTTGGATCTCTTGGTGTCTTTTTTGCTCTATTATTCTTCCTTGCTCTCGCATTTGCAGGTATCACTTCAGCGATTAGCTTGGTAGAGCCTGTAGTACAGTATCTCATCGATAGATTCAATTTTACCCGTGCAAAGGCTGTTGTGGTTATTAGCTTTATCTACTGGCTTGTTGGAATTGCAGCGCTGCTCTCATTTACAAATAGCTGGGGAAAACTCTTTAGCATGGGCGGTAAGCCTCTTTTTGATATATTAGAATTTACAACAGACTCTATTTTGCTGCCACTTGGTGGATTTGCGATAGTTATTTTCGTGGGATATGTACTTCCAAAGACACAAGTGCAAGCTCACTTGCACAAAAGTGGCGAGCTCTCTGGTAAACTCTATGCAATCTGGATGTTTAGCATCCGCTATATAGCGCCAATTGCGCTTATTTTTATGATGCTCAATCTTATGGGAGTTTTGAAAATATAA
- a CDS encoding DUF2726 domain-containing protein — protein sequence MQKLPLDQIMIFIVFLLILFLIIFYLRRKPPLKYKAVQKIFTPSEQKFYHHLQQAVGDEFYIFAKVRAADVLLPVNAKDRSRWQSAFNKIACKHFDYVLCDAELSIVGAIELDDASHRRADRVQRDAFIEWACKSAGVPLIRIKTAKKYDIKELRATILCQCKVSKA from the coding sequence TTGCAAAAGCTTCCTCTAGATCAAATTATGATATTTATTGTATTTCTTCTCATTCTCTTTTTAATCATATTTTATCTCAGGCGCAAACCTCCACTCAAGTACAAAGCTGTGCAAAAGATTTTTACTCCCAGTGAGCAAAAGTTCTATCACCATCTGCAGCAAGCTGTGGGAGATGAGTTTTATATCTTTGCAAAAGTGCGTGCAGCTGATGTATTGCTTCCAGTAAATGCAAAAGATAGAAGTAGATGGCAAAGCGCTTTTAACAAAATTGCCTGTAAACATTTTGACTATGTACTCTGTGATGCGGAGCTTTCGATTGTGGGAGCTATTGAGCTCGATGATGCAAGTCACAGGAGAGCAGATAGAGTCCAAAGAGATGCATTTATCGAGTGGGCTTGCAAGAGCGCAGGCGTCCCACTCATTCGCATCAAAACTGCCAAGAAATATGATATCAAAGAGCTGCGTGCAACGATTCTTTGCCAATGTAAGGTATCAAAAGCTTAG
- a CDS encoding FAD-dependent oxidoreductase has product MKIAIIGGGVAGASVAINLHKLGLEPTLFEKKSALIAGPPACHLHAGGNLYPDINDAQRKQLLKESIEFLRFYPQAIEKRPTLLTVPKHIPIDIYELIQRTKKLAIYYKELIDKDPANRVLGDPQEYFMTFSKDEILSLRGKTPKKAPLTPQEWLIPFANEVDIDRLKFPIILVQEYGINIFRLSAIAELLLQEADVRYETSVVNVKKSGDGFIVISKNNNETKEEQFDFLINAAGFESGIIDDFLGYFRERLVEFKAAYIAKYHSNYPYPEMIFHGIRGTENGMAQFTPYPAGYYQLHGMRKDITLFEDGVAKSEPPSSQPKLSQKYIEFIEKGFDPKLALKRTKKAIWYVGRYIPPFAQAKPTTTPLFGAQQVPGSDLSLRTAEVSFEGDRYVRCEIVKVSSIFTMADAIIGKLIKLQALPSTAQGIRIEGELLDEKSIDSLAQEIAQKRGYPHQMAKLLIPYIGKESLHAAL; this is encoded by the coding sequence ATGAAAATAGCGATCATTGGTGGTGGAGTCGCTGGAGCAAGTGTTGCGATAAACTTGCATAAACTTGGTCTAGAGCCAACACTCTTTGAAAAAAAATCTGCGCTCATAGCTGGACCTCCGGCCTGCCATCTCCATGCAGGAGGGAATCTCTATCCCGATATTAACGATGCCCAACGCAAACAGCTCTTGAAAGAATCAATTGAGTTTTTGCGCTTCTATCCCCAAGCAATAGAGAAGCGCCCTACACTCCTCACAGTCCCAAAGCATATTCCTATCGATATATATGAGCTTATACAACGAACCAAAAAATTAGCTATTTACTACAAAGAGCTTATCGATAAAGATCCTGCAAACAGGGTGCTAGGAGATCCGCAAGAGTATTTTATGACTTTTTCAAAAGATGAAATCCTCTCTTTGCGAGGTAAAACTCCCAAAAAAGCGCCATTGACGCCACAAGAGTGGCTCATCCCTTTTGCCAATGAAGTAGATATCGATAGACTCAAATTCCCTATCATTTTAGTGCAAGAGTATGGTATCAATATATTTCGTCTCAGTGCTATTGCCGAGCTTCTTTTACAAGAAGCTGACGTAAGATATGAAACTTCTGTAGTAAATGTAAAGAAAAGTGGTGATGGCTTTATCGTTATATCCAAAAATAATAATGAAACAAAAGAGGAGCAGTTTGATTTTCTTATCAATGCTGCAGGCTTTGAGAGTGGAATAATTGATGACTTTTTGGGGTATTTTAGAGAGCGTCTAGTCGAATTCAAAGCTGCATACATTGCAAAATATCATAGTAATTATCCCTATCCGGAGATGATCTTCCATGGTATTCGAGGTACTGAGAATGGCATGGCACAATTTACCCCCTATCCAGCTGGATACTATCAACTCCACGGTATGCGTAAAGATATCACTCTCTTTGAAGACGGAGTAGCAAAGAGTGAGCCACCATCAAGCCAGCCAAAACTCTCACAAAAATATATCGAATTTATCGAAAAAGGCTTCGATCCAAAACTCGCGCTAAAACGCACGAAAAAGGCTATTTGGTATGTAGGCCGCTATATTCCACCATTTGCACAGGCTAAGCCCACAACTACTCCACTCTTTGGAGCACAGCAAGTCCCAGGAAGTGATTTGAGCCTACGTACAGCTGAAGTATCCTTCGAAGGTGATAGATACGTGCGCTGTGAAATTGTCAAAGTCTCTTCTATCTTTACAATGGCAGATGCGATTATAGGCAAACTCATCAAACTCCAAGCACTCCCCTCTACTGCTCAAGGTATACGTATTGAAGGGGAGTTACTGGATGAAAAATCGATAGATAGTCTTGCGCAAGAGATTGCCCAAAAAAGAGGCTATCCACACCAAATGGCTAAGCTTTTGATACCTTACATTGGCAAAGAATCGTTGCACGCAGCTCTTTGA
- a CDS encoding phosphoglycolate phosphatase has translation MKRAIFFDLDGTLIDSAPDLADALNFTLDSLGLPTYSLDTIRNWIGGGASMLVKRGLSGSKEIIDLDENFFHKALDIFMEYYSQNLTNKTSLYPHAKEVLDSLRKNYKLALITNKPSVFVEPILNHFGLDHFSLVLGGDSLPQKKPSAMPLLHALERFDIKSNEALMVGDSASDYFAAKEANVPVVLVSYGYDQDIDKFDTPKITSLQILMEFL, from the coding sequence ATGAAAAGAGCTATATTTTTTGATCTTGATGGAACACTTATAGATAGTGCACCTGATCTTGCAGATGCGCTCAATTTTACGCTTGATAGTCTCGGACTCCCCACTTACTCGCTTGATACGATTCGCAACTGGATCGGAGGTGGGGCTTCAATGCTTGTCAAGCGAGGGCTCAGTGGGTCTAAAGAGATCATAGATTTAGATGAGAATTTTTTTCACAAAGCTCTTGATATTTTCATGGAGTACTACAGCCAAAATCTCACTAACAAAACCTCCCTCTACCCACATGCAAAAGAGGTGTTAGATTCTCTGCGAAAAAACTACAAGCTAGCCCTTATTACCAACAAACCATCTGTATTTGTTGAGCCGATCCTCAATCATTTTGGGCTTGATCACTTCTCATTGGTTCTTGGAGGAGATAGTCTCCCCCAAAAAAAGCCATCTGCTATGCCCTTATTGCATGCTTTAGAAAGATTTGACATCAAGAGTAACGAAGCTCTCATGGTAGGTGATTCAGCAAGTGACTATTTCGCAGCCAAAGAAGCAAATGTGCCTGTAGTACTTGTTTCATATGGATATGACCAAGATATCGATAAATTTGATACGCCAAAAATCACATCATTACAAATTCTCATGGAGTTTCTATGA